The Lysinibacillus timonensis nucleotide sequence ATTAGGTTCACAAATGGTTGTATTAGGAGGAAAAGCTGAATCTATCGAGCAGGCAAGAACGATGCTAACGGATGTTGTTAAAAACGGCTCAGCCCTTGAAGTATTTAAAAAGTTTGTAGCAGCGCAAGGTGGCGATCCTTCAGTTGTCGACAATCCTTCATTATTGCCTCAAGCGAAATATAAAATTGATGTGGCTGCAAAACAATCAGGGTTCATTAGCAAAATTGAAGCAGATGACATCGGGATTGCAGCAATGTTACTTGGAGCAGGTCGTGCAACAAAAGAATCAACGATTGATTTAGCTGTCGGACTGGTTCTTCGTAAAAAAGTTGGCGATGAAGTCAAAATTGGTGATCCGCTTGTTACGGTTCATACGAATCATATGGATATTGACGACGTCATTCAAAAGTTATATGCACATATAGAAATAACCGAAGAAAAAGTAGAAGCTCCACAATTAATCAAAAAAATAATCACACAATAATTTTTACTTATAATGCGGTCGTTTAATAAGTTGTAGCTTAGTCGATAGCTAGTTGAAGTAAATCAAGGGTAAGGGTATTGCGATATTTTAAATAAATATGGCAGACAGACACTCCCGTAAAAAGCAAATTTAAAAGACAACTTATATAAGTTAGTAGCGTATAAAATTATTTATATGTTACTAACTTTTTTTCTCTTTTCATTTTTGGAAAATATGTTAGAATAGGGATAATTTATATTACTTGAAATTAAGATAAAGATCTTAACACAAGGATGATAAATAGTAGAACTTTTACTAGAAGAAGGGATCTTATGGGGGATTTTTGGTCGGGGAGATTTACAGGCTATTCATTCAACTATTTTAAAAAGGATTTATTATCTGGGACGATTGTTGGCATTGTAGCGATACCACTTGCTATGTCATTTGCGATTGCATCTGGTGTGAAACCTGAGTACGGTATTTACACAGCAATCATTGCGGGAATTCTTATTTCCTTATTAGGCGGCTCAAAATTTCAAATTGGGGGCCCAACAGGAGCATTTGTACCAATATTATTGGGTGTGGTTCTTGCATATGGCTATGAAAACTTATTAATTGCGGGTTTAATGGCTGGTGTTATGCTCGTCTTAATGGGTGTATTTAAATTAGGAGCGTTAATTAAATTTATTCCAAGGCCAGTAACGGTTGGTTTTACGGCCGGAATTGCTGTTATTATTTTTACGGGTCAGATCGGTAATTTCTTCGGTTTAACAGGAATGAAGTCACATGAGTATTTTATTGATAACATTAATGAAATCAGTTCGCATTTTCATACGGTTAATTTTTATAGCGTGGTAATTGCCATCATATGTTTTACCGTAATGTTAGTAACACCAAAGGTTTTACCCAAAGTTCCTGGGGCTCTTGTAGGGATTGTCATTTCATCAGTACTAGCAGCTATTTTCCTAAATGGCCATGTTGCAACGATTGGCTCAAGCTATGGGGCTATTCCGAATGCTTTACCTGAATTTCATATTCCAGAAATTACTTTAGAAAAAATTTATTTGCTATTGGGTCCTGCTTTTGTCATCGCCATGCTCGGTGGGATTGAATCGCTACTTTCTGCAGTCGTGGCAGATGGTATGACGAACAGTAAGCATAATAGTAATAAAGAATTGATTGGTCAAGGGATTGCGAACATTGTAACACCATTGTTTGGTGGTATTCCTGCAACAGGTGCCATTGCACGTACTGCGACGAATATAAAATCTGGTGCTGTATCCCCAATGTCAGGAATTATCCACGGTTTATTCGTGCTATTAACTTTACTTCTCTTTGCGCCACTTGCGGTTCATATTCCACTTGCAAGCTTAGCACCAGTCTTGATGATGGTCGCGTGGAATATGAGTGAACGAAAACATTTTGCGCATATTGTAAAATTAAAATCGGGGGATTCCCTCGTTCTAATGATTACATTTTTATTAACGGTATTTACTAGTTTAACGAATGCCGTTTTGATTGGCTTATTACTAGCTGTCGCGTTATTCGTAAAACGAATGAGCGAGCTGTCGGTTGTTACTAAGGTACTACCCGATCATCAAAGTGCTAGTGGTAAAGTGCAACCGCACGTAGTAAATGCAAGTCACGATTGTCCGCAAGTAAGTATTTATACAGTAGAGGGACCATTGTTCTTTGGGGCAGCCCAAACGTTTGAGCAATCAATCTTATCGACGGTGAACCATAAGCCAACTGTATTAGTTTTACGCCTCGGTAAAGTGCCTTTCATAGATACAACAGGTGAGGAGTACTTCCGTAATATCGTGAAAGATTATAAGAGTCGAGGAGACACACTACTTGTTACGGGTGTAAATCCACTCTTGAAGAAAGCACTTGATCAAAATGGACTTACAATAGAAATTGGAGAGGGCAATTTCTATGAACATACGGGCGATGCAATCACCCGAGCACTTGGTTGTGTTAACCGAACATCCTGCTTAGGCTGTAAACATCTTGCTTTTCGGGAATGCGCGGATCTATCTACAACAAAAATCGGGTAGTAATTATTCGAATATATGAGGGAACAAGAACTCTTTTTCATACATGTAAAATAATAAATAAGTGTGAAGGCTATCTTTTAAATTTGGTCATACTGGATTTGAAAGATAGTTTTTTTGTGCCTATTTTTCATGAGTGTTTTAGCTGTAAAAATCGATTGACCGTAAACCGAAGTTGCTCTAAACGAGGTGAAAGTTGATCATATAACCGATAAAGTCGATCATATCGCCGTTAAACTCGCTCATTTCACCAAAAACCAACTCAAACCCCACATCTCAACTATCGCTTCAATCTCCATCCAAAACACTTCAAATTAAAACTAATCAGAAGATAAAAACCTCCATCAGAAAATCTATTTTTATGTTTAAAAATCTTCCTCTTTTTCCATACTAAGTGATGGTAACGTTTTTCCTTTATTCATCTTAACAAAGAATTTAGGAGCCTCCGAAGTCTCGTCATAATGTTAGAAGTAGCTAGAGGAGTAAGTGTAACAAATTATTGATATTTGTCGTATTTTCACTAGTTTCAACGAATTATTTCTACTATTGTCAGACGAAAAGGGAATATGAAGTGTCATGTGGAATTAGCCATGTCAGAGGAGGCGAATACCATTCATGAATTATGAAATTAACATGCACTTGAATACGATCGCAGTTATTCGACTTTATGGTGAACTTGATCACCACGAAACAGAGAAAATTAGAGACCATATTTCTAGAACTATTATGCAAGGGAATCTAAATACACTTATTTGGAATCTAGAGAGATTGAACTTTATGGATAGTTCTGGAATAGGGTTAATTCTAGGACGCATGAGAGAACTGCGTGCTGTAAATGGACAAACAATTATATTAAATCCTTCGAATACGATGAAAAAAATATTCCAATTCTCAGGGTTGGGAGCGTATATGATGGATGGCGATGAAAAAGACGCAATAATGCATGCAAGGGGGATTGTGAATGGATAACGAAATGACTCTTTCATTTTTAGCTATCAGTGAAAATGAAAGTTTAGCGAGGATGGCGGTAACAAGTTTTGTTGCTCAATTAGATCCAACAATTGACGAACTTTCTGAATTTAAAACGATTGTGTCGGAGGCTGTATCGAATGCAATAATTCATGGATATGACGAAGATGGCAAAGGGCTTGTTACAGTTCACGCTGTGCGAGAAGGAGACGTCATTTCGGTTGCGGTTAAGGATGAAGGAAATGGAATTCAAGATTTGAAGCAGGCAATGGAGCCATTGTTTACATCCAAAGCTGAAATGGAGCGCTCTGGTATGGGCTTTACCATTATGGAAAGTTTTGCTGATAATTTACAAGTTGAATCAGAACCTGGCGTTGGGACAGTTGTGACATTTTCTAAAAAATTTCAAACTGTAAAAATGCCACAAATATCTTAATTTTGGGCGCGAATACGTTAAGGCGTATTTGATAGAAGTGAGGGGGATGAGGACAATCGAACAGCCGTCCAATGTTTTGTTAACGCAAGAAGAGATGCGTGAGCTAATTGCTCTAGCACAAGCTGGTGATATTGACGCAAGGAAACAAATGATTGAAGGCAATACGCGGCTCGTTTGGTCGATTGTTCAACGCTTTGCTTCCAGGGGAGTAGAGCTTGAAGATTTATTTCAAATTGGGTGTATCGGACTGATGAAATCCGTTGATAAGTTTGACTTATCATATGATGTAAAATTTTCAACTTATGCTGTTCCAATGATTATCGGAGAGATTCAACGCTTTTTACGAGATGATGGAATGGTGAAAGTAAGTCGTTCGATACGGGAGTTGAACTATAAAATTCGTCATGCAACAGATGAATTTTTAAAGACGAACGAGAAGCCTCCTTCAATCTCTGATTTAGCCGACATGCTAGGTGTTACAAAAGATGAGGTTCTTGTAGCCACTGATGCAATGAGAGATCCCGCTTCATTACATGAACAATTGTTTGAAAGTGAAGGGGATTCCATTACTTTAATGGATCAGATGAAAGACGAAAAGTCCGAATTACCTTTTCAGTACGTTCCATTGAAAGAAGTGCTAGCTAAGCTTGATAAAAGAGAACAATCCATTATCTATTTGCGGTATTACTTAGATTTAACGCAAACAGATATTGCGGAAAGGCTCGGAATTTCTCAAGTACAAGTTTCACGGCTTGAGAAGAAAATACTAGCGCAGTTAAAACAATGGATGGATACAAATAATACAGCACGATCTACTAAAAAGACGGTGAATAAATGACAAATCAGATTTTTACATCTATAGATAATGCAAAAGAGTATATAGAAAGTCAATTTGGAAAAGACGGATCATTTGATGTCTGTATCAAAGAAGTTTATGTAAGAAGTTTACCAGTATTATTGGTATATGTTAGTGGGCTTGTAGATTCGAATACTTTAACAATACAACTAACACCACTATTGTTCGAACGAGAGTATGATCAAAAAATTGAATTAAATGATCACGTTGACGACGAAGATGCTTATTTTGATGAGCATTTTAATTTCTTTGGAAAATCAGAGCCAACAGATAAAGAATCGTTTCTATTAGGAGTATTAGGTGGCACAGTTGGTATCGTCACGTTACACGGCTATGCATATAACCTGGAGTTACGAAATTACCCAGGACGGACACCTGAAGAACCTGACAATGAAAAAGTAATTAGAGGCTCACGCGACGGCTTTGCAGAAAATATTATCATTAATGCAGGGTTAATTCGTCGTCGTATCCGAAGTCCTCAGCTACGCTT carries:
- a CDS encoding SulP family inorganic anion transporter, with translation MGDFWSGRFTGYSFNYFKKDLLSGTIVGIVAIPLAMSFAIASGVKPEYGIYTAIIAGILISLLGGSKFQIGGPTGAFVPILLGVVLAYGYENLLIAGLMAGVMLVLMGVFKLGALIKFIPRPVTVGFTAGIAVIIFTGQIGNFFGLTGMKSHEYFIDNINEISSHFHTVNFYSVVIAIICFTVMLVTPKVLPKVPGALVGIVISSVLAAIFLNGHVATIGSSYGAIPNALPEFHIPEITLEKIYLLLGPAFVIAMLGGIESLLSAVVADGMTNSKHNSNKELIGQGIANIVTPLFGGIPATGAIARTATNIKSGAVSPMSGIIHGLFVLLTLLLFAPLAVHIPLASLAPVLMMVAWNMSERKHFAHIVKLKSGDSLVLMITFLLTVFTSLTNAVLIGLLLAVALFVKRMSELSVVTKVLPDHQSASGKVQPHVVNASHDCPQVSIYTVEGPLFFGAAQTFEQSILSTVNHKPTVLVLRLGKVPFIDTTGEEYFRNIVKDYKSRGDTLLVTGVNPLLKKALDQNGLTIEIGEGNFYEHTGDAITRALGCVNRTSCLGCKHLAFRECADLSTTKIG
- a CDS encoding anti-sigma factor antagonist (This anti-anti-sigma factor, or anti-sigma factor antagonist, belongs to a family that includes characterized members SpoIIAA, RsbV, RsfA, and RsfB.), with the translated sequence MNYEINMHLNTIAVIRLYGELDHHETEKIRDHISRTIMQGNLNTLIWNLERLNFMDSSGIGLILGRMRELRAVNGQTIILNPSNTMKKIFQFSGLGAYMMDGDEKDAIMHARGIVNG
- the spoIIAB gene encoding anti-sigma F factor; the protein is MDNEMTLSFLAISENESLARMAVTSFVAQLDPTIDELSEFKTIVSEAVSNAIIHGYDEDGKGLVTVHAVREGDVISVAVKDEGNGIQDLKQAMEPLFTSKAEMERSGMGFTIMESFADNLQVESEPGVGTVVTFSKKFQTVKMPQIS
- a CDS encoding SigF/SigG family RNA polymerase sporulation sigma factor, producing MRTIEQPSNVLLTQEEMRELIALAQAGDIDARKQMIEGNTRLVWSIVQRFASRGVELEDLFQIGCIGLMKSVDKFDLSYDVKFSTYAVPMIIGEIQRFLRDDGMVKVSRSIRELNYKIRHATDEFLKTNEKPPSISDLADMLGVTKDEVLVATDAMRDPASLHEQLFESEGDSITLMDQMKDEKSELPFQYVPLKEVLAKLDKREQSIIYLRYYLDLTQTDIAERLGISQVQVSRLEKKILAQLKQWMDTNNTARSTKKTVNK